A genomic region of Miscanthus floridulus cultivar M001 chromosome 3, ASM1932011v1, whole genome shotgun sequence contains the following coding sequences:
- the LOC136542952 gene encoding uncharacterized protein yields MKFMDVPSYTYLKLKMLGPGGVITVGTTFQCAYECEVECCNHDAAIVASKELTAIRKEVTKEAPDPKRSTRSFEPAKGSKEVLIHLGSPKGKVVRIGTTLSSK; encoded by the coding sequence ATGAAGTTCATGGACGTCCCcagctacacctacctcaagctaaagatgctaggccccggtggggtcatcaccgttggcaccaCCTTCCAGTgcgcctatgagtgtgaggtcgagtgctgcaatCATGAcgcggcaatcgtcgcctccaaagagctcacggccatcaggaaggaggtcaccaaagaagcgcccgaccccaaGAGGTCGACCAGGTCTTTCGAGCCAGCGAAAGGCTCCAAGGAAGTCCTCATACATCTCGGCAGCCCCAAGGGcaaggtggtgcgcattggcaccacactttcctctaaatag